The following proteins are encoded in a genomic region of Brachypodium distachyon strain Bd21 chromosome 1, Brachypodium_distachyon_v3.0, whole genome shotgun sequence:
- the LOC100835764 gene encoding acetate/butyrate--CoA ligase AAE7, peroxisomal: MAAERDIDELPKNAANHTALTPLWFLERAALAHPGRASLVHGSLRYTWADTYSRCRRLASALARRSVGHGSTVAVIAPNIPAIYEAHFGVPMAGAVVNCVNIRLNAPTVAFLLEHSSAEVVMVDQEFFSLAEDSLRIIADQKKGSFKQPLLVVIGDHTCDPSALQNALRKGAIEYEKFLETGDPEFAWKPPQDEWKSIALGYTSGTTSNPKGVVLHHRGAYLMSLSGVLVWGMNEGAVYLWTLPMFHCNGWCYTWALAAICGTNICLRQVTAKAIFSAIASQGVTHFCAAPIVLNAIINAPPADTILPLPRVVDVMTAGAAPPPSVLASMSKLGFRVTHTYGLSETYGPSTVCAWKPEWDSLPADERARLHARQGIRYVGMEGLDVVDPKSMAPVPADGSTLGEIVMRGNAVMKGYLKNPKANAEAFENGWFHSGDLGVRHPDGYIEVKDRAKDIIISGGENISSLEVEKAVYLHPAVLEASVVARSDEQWGESPCAFITLKDGVDGSNEAALAGNIMSFCRERLPGYWVPKSVVFGPLPKTATGKIKKHELRAKAKELGPVRKSRM, translated from the exons atggcggcggagagggacATCGACGAGCTCCCGAAGAACGCCGCCAACCACACGGCGCTCACGCCGCTCTGGTTCCTCGAGCGCGCCGCGCTGGCGCACCCGGGCCGGGCCTCCCTCGTGCACGGCTCCCTGCGCTACACCTGGGCCGACACCTAcagccggtgccgccgcctcgcctccgccCTCGCCCGCCGATCCGTCGGCCACGGGAGTACG GTAGCTGTAATAGCTCCAAATATCCCAGCAATTTATGAAGCTCATTTTGGAGTTCCCATGGCTGGAGCAGTGGTCAACTGTGTCAACATTCGATTAAATGCTCCCACTGTTGCATTTTTGTTGGAGCACTCATCAGCTGAAGTTGTGATGGTTGACCAAGAATTTTTCTCTCTGGCAGaggattctttgaggattatAGCAGATCAAAAGAAAGGTTCTTTCAAACAACCACTTCTAGTAGTTATTGGTGATCATACATGTGATCCTTCAGCCCTCCAAAATGCACTGAGAAAAGGAGCCATTGAATATGAGAAGTTCTTGGAAACTGGAGACCCTGAGTTTGCTTGGAAACCACCACAGGATGAGTGGAAAAGTATCGCCTTAGGTTATACTTCCGGCACAACTTCGAACCCCAAGGGTGTGGTATTGCATCATAGGGGTGCTTACCTAATGTCACTCAGTGGTGTCCTGGTATGGGGAATGAATGAAGGTGCTGTTTACTTGTGGACTTTACCAATGTTCCACTGTAATGGCTGGTGCTATACATGGGCGCTTGCTGCAATCTGTGGAACAAATATATGTCTTCGTCAG GTAACAGCAAAGGCCATTTTCTCGGCAATAGCCAGCCAAGGTGTGACTCACTTCTGTGCAGCACCAATTGTCCTGAACGCCATTATCAACGCTCCTCCGGCGGACACCATTCTCCCCCTGCCGCGTGTTGTTGACGTCATGACTGCTGGCGCTGCTCCGCCACCCTCAGTCCTTGCATCAATGTCAAAGCTTGGCTTCCGTGTCACTCATACATATGGTCTTTCAGAGACATATGGACCATCGACAGTATGTGCATGGAAACCAGAGTGGGACAGCCTGCCAGCCGACGAGCGTGCCCGCCTCCATGCTCGCCAGGGAATTCGCTATGTAGGCATGGAAGGCCTTGATGTTGTCGACCCAAAATCGATGGCGCCAGTCCCAGCCGACGGTTCCACCCTCGGAGAGATTGTCATGCGAGGGAACGCAGTCATGAAGGGCTACCTGAAGAACCCGAAGGCCAACGCCGAGGCATTCGAGAATGGCTGGTTCCATTCTGGTGATCTAGGGGTTCGACATCCAGATGGCTACATTGAGGTTAAGGACCGAGCCAAGGACATCATTATCTCTGGTGGGGAGAACATTAGCAGCCTGGAAGTGGAGAAGGCGGTCTACCTGCACCCGGCGGTGCTCGAGGCGTCGGTCGTGGCTCGATCCGATGAGCAGTGGGGTGAGTCGCCATGCGCCTTTATCACGCTCAAGGACGGCGTGGACGGTTCCAATGAGGCAGCATTGGCTGGTAACATAATGAGCTTCTGCCGGGAGCGACTGCCTGGCTATTGGGTCCCCAAGTCCGTAGTGTTCGGGCCActgccgaagacggcgacaggTAAGATCAAGAAGCATGAGCTGAGGGCCAAGGCCAAGGAATTGGGCCCAGTCCGGAAGAGCAGGATGTGA
- the LOC100837301 gene encoding uncharacterized protein LOC100837301 isoform X1, which yields MTLALQLSFHSIGLASRPSFRAKRSEGGDRSRGEQEMAGRGEAKSSVSPGEEAYVEKKFGGIAPKKPLISKDHERAYFDSADWVLGKQAANSSSSRPAVESLKPKLKRTPHHQLPPRNPTCASG from the exons ATGACGCTTGCATTGCAGCTTTCATTTCACAGCATTGGATTGGCCTCCCGGCCCTCTTTTCGTGCGAAA AGAAGTGAGGGAGGAGATCGAAGCAGGGGGGAACAGGAGATGGCAGGCCGCGGTGAAGCCAAGTCATCGGTTTCTCCGGGTGAAGAG GCCTATGTTGAGAAGAAGTTTGGAGGAATTGCGCCCAAGAAGCCTCTGATATCGAAG GACCATGAGCGTGCCTACTTCGACTCCGCAGACTGGGTCCTCGGCAAG CAAGCTGCgaacagcagcagctcaaGGCCCGCAGTCGAATCTCTGAAGCCCAAGCTGAAG AGAACGCCTCATCACCAGCTTCCCCCTCGCAATCCGACCTGCGCATCTGGCTGA
- the LOC100837301 gene encoding uncharacterized protein LOC100837301 isoform X2: protein MAGRGEAKSSVSPGEEAYVEKKFGGIAPKKPLISKDHERAYFDSADWVLGKQAANSSSSRPAVESLKPKLKRTPHHQLPPRNPTCASG from the exons ATGGCAGGCCGCGGTGAAGCCAAGTCATCGGTTTCTCCGGGTGAAGAG GCCTATGTTGAGAAGAAGTTTGGAGGAATTGCGCCCAAGAAGCCTCTGATATCGAAG GACCATGAGCGTGCCTACTTCGACTCCGCAGACTGGGTCCTCGGCAAG CAAGCTGCgaacagcagcagctcaaGGCCCGCAGTCGAATCTCTGAAGCCCAAGCTGAAG AGAACGCCTCATCACCAGCTTCCCCCTCGCAATCCGACCTGCGCATCTGGCTGA